In Candidatus Afararchaeum irisae, a genomic segment contains:
- the lysA gene encoding diaminopimelate decarboxylase, with protein sequence MGTNLSLPVSTQTLQYAAEEFGTPVYVTDSETVRDRYSEMSDAFPDARIQYAAKANTNPRILEVLRDEGAAVDAVSLGEVVAAEKAGFEPDEIMYTGVNPPEEELRRVIEKDVRLNADSVSGIERIAEIDPGREIGIRVNPSVGAGHHEKVITGGEGSKFGVPEEAIVEAYERADEVGLEAVGVHMHIGSGVTQREPFERAAEKMGEIVGRIEDAGYKMEYIDVGGGVGVPYRPGDDRPDLSGIADGIREGLGTESRDAELIVEPGRFLVAESTVLLTRVNTVKDGFVGVDAGFNTLLRPAMYDAYHHITNLSRDAPEREVDVVGPICETGDVLGEDRRIADPREGDLLAIHTAGAYGFSMSSRYNSRRLPAEAMVSNRGLELIRQRETFDDVFGKVVE encoded by the coding sequence ATGGGCACGAACCTCAGCCTTCCAGTATCTACTCAGACACTACAATACGCAGCCGAGGAGTTCGGCACACCCGTCTATGTCACCGACTCCGAGACGGTACGCGATAGATACTCCGAGATGAGTGACGCCTTCCCCGACGCGAGGATACAGTACGCCGCGAAGGCTAACACCAACCCTCGTATACTCGAAGTCCTGAGAGACGAGGGCGCGGCGGTCGATGCCGTATCGCTCGGAGAGGTCGTAGCAGCAGAGAAAGCAGGGTTTGAGCCCGACGAAATAATGTATACGGGGGTCAACCCGCCCGAAGAAGAGTTACGGCGTGTCATCGAGAAGGACGTCAGACTAAACGCCGACTCGGTAAGCGGAATAGAGAGGATCGCCGAGATAGATCCCGGTAGGGAGATAGGTATACGTGTCAACCCCTCGGTGGGCGCAGGACACCACGAGAAGGTCATCACGGGGGGCGAGGGATCGAAGTTCGGAGTCCCCGAGGAGGCGATAGTCGAGGCGTACGAACGCGCCGACGAAGTCGGTCTCGAAGCCGTCGGCGTACATATGCATATAGGGAGCGGAGTCACCCAGCGCGAGCCCTTCGAGAGGGCGGCGGAGAAGATGGGCGAGATAGTCGGAAGGATAGAGGACGCGGGATATAAGATGGAGTACATAGACGTCGGCGGCGGAGTAGGTGTGCCGTACAGACCCGGCGACGACAGACCCGACCTGAGCGGCATAGCCGACGGGATACGTGAAGGACTCGGAACCGAGTCACGTGACGCCGAACTGATAGTCGAGCCGGGACGTTTCTTAGTCGCCGAGTCGACAGTCCTTCTTACGCGGGTCAACACCGTAAAGGACGGCTTCGTCGGGGTCGATGCGGGCTTCAACACTCTACTCCGTCCCGCGATGTACGACGCCTACCACCATATCACTAACCTGTCACGTGACGCGCCCGAGAGAGAGGTCGACGTAGTGGGTCCTATCTGTGAGACGGGAGACGTCTTAGGAGAGGACAGACGGATCGCCGATCCGAGAGAGGGAGACCTCTTAGCGATCCACACCGCGGGAGCCTACGGCTTCTCTATGTCTTCACGTTACAACTCACGACGTCTCCCCGCCGAAGCCATGGTCTCGAACCGCGGTCTTGAGCTTATACGTCAACGCGAGACATTCGACGACGTATTCGGGAAGGTCGTCGAGTGA